Part of the Vitis vinifera cultivar Pinot Noir 40024 chromosome 13, ASM3070453v1 genome is shown below.
TTTTTTACAGGCTAAAGCTGAGTACCGcaagataataatatttttcaatcaaGCAAAGCagggaaaggagaaagaaagcaaaaaatcaAAGCCAGAGTCATATATGATGATACAACTATTGTCTCAAAATTGGACCCATTTCTGAAACAAATTTGTTAAAATGAGAAGGGTACAACTTCACTTTCTCCATTTCTTCTAAATTTGCGCAAAACTTTTAAGAAATTGTACAAATGCTGCACAGCTAGATGATACTCAATAGTCCATTTCAGAACTTACTTTACTCAATCATGTCTTTTCTTAAATGATATCGTACAAGGTTGAGACATCCATTTGTGGGGTCTACAGTGGATCTGTGAAAGGTGGCAATCTTCTCACGAGTCACGATTAGCAATCCTCCGTTATGCATCTTTCTGGTTATTACTTGAAGAAGGCCAAGTACATTTATTTTGGTATGCAACCATGATATCGAAGTAGAGTAGGGATAGAGGTGATCTCCTCATCAAATAGTGCGTTCACGTTGTATGAGTGTACAAGTAGGCTAAAATGACAGCTGCGTTAACTTGGAGGAATTATATAACCCCAGCTTAATCAATCCCACCAAATTTTGACTTCTTCCAACCAcacctaaaataaataaatcttctTTTTTGTATTCAGTGACTAGTGCAAAATTTGTACGATTATCACAGTTTTCTTGTACTAGTAGTGAGCTTCCAATTAGATCTCCTATAAAAACCAGAAAATCCAAAGCAACCTCAGCTTAGTCTTATCTATTCTCTCTCACAATGAAATATTCTAGTGTAGCAGTCCCAGCCACGGCTACCCTCATGCTTCTTATCGTACTTGCCCCAGCTGCAGAAGCTGCAATTGCATGCAGTGATGTAATTAAGGACCTGAGACCTTGTGTGAACTACCTTGTGAATGGCAGTGGGATGCCACCAGCTGCATGTTGCACTGGAGCCTCAAATCTCGCATCTTCTGCATCAACCTCAGCCGATAAGAAGGCTGCTTGTGAGTGCATTAAGACAGCAGCCAAGAAATTAAATCCCAATCCTCAATTGGCAAAGGGTCTTCCAGGGAACTGCAAAATCAGCTTGCCCTTCACTGTTTCAGCCAATGTGGATTGTTCCAAGTATAGCTCTTACATACTTAAATCTGCCGGTCCCCCTCCATAGTTACAGTTTTCATACTAACCAAAATCATTTAATTATGTTTTGCTGTGTCCTTTGCAGGATTGGTTGAAGTTGAAGGAGCGTGCGTATTTTGTACGAAGCTGGCTTCTATTCCCTCCAgtaaataaatagtaatggGTGTGTTGTTTGTGCTGTATTAAATAAATGCATTTTCATCCTTCAGATGAAAGTACAGAATGGATTTTATGCTTTACGTAATTTGTCAAATgggtgcattttttttttctttattgcaTTTCAATGGCTTTggaattattattgttattattttggaAGTGGTTGCATCTTATTTTCCATAGCATAAATTTGAATTAACTATTTGGAAAAATGAAAGCAATTCAACAGGTTATAAGTTAAATTTTCCTTTGATCCATAATCAGTGGAAATTGTGAAACTTTTTCCAATTATCATGTATGACTGTGGGTGTCGACAAGAGGATTTTCCTTCGGATTGCCAAGAAAAACTGTGTTTTCAAATACCATATGATTGAGGCTCAGGCATCACAACAAGAGCCCAACCCTGCCATTAACCAAGCCAAAAGGGAAGTTTCCATTAACCTTTATTACACATTACAGAGATTGAATTACTTAACCATAAGAATATTATTCATGCATTAACAACTCACAAATAGACAAACACATGTAACAAAGGTGCCTGTTTCTTTAAGCATAAGAAACTGGATCACCTCTCTGTCTCCAACATTTCATGTGGAGGGCTCTAAAGAGCCAGACCATCTTGATACAGACAGAAAGAAGATTCAGAGGTTACCAGGCTAGACTAAGAATAAAGGAGATGTATAATAATGAATTAATCAAAACAAGGGCACATGGGTGCTTTGAGTGATATATGTGGGAGAGAAGAATTGAAGGAGGCCCTGCTTTTTTCAATTTGATCATGGGCAATTGGGATTTCTACCAGGACCACCATAGTACAAGTAGCTCCCCCACTCACCATGGTTTCCATGTTGGACATCGTAGCAGCTGGATTGCTCAGTGAAAGTGCCAATGTCTTTAGGAGGTCGTAGACTGTTGGATCCATCAACAATTTGA
Proteins encoded:
- the LOC100245930 gene encoding non-specific lipid-transfer protein 8, with protein sequence MKYSSVAVPATATLMLLIVLAPAAEAAIACSDVIKDLRPCVNYLVNGSGMPPAACCTGASNLASSASTSADKKAACECIKTAAKKLNPNPQLAKGLPGNCKISLPFTVSANVDCSKIG